A section of the Microbacterium sp. MM2322 genome encodes:
- a CDS encoding HhH-GPD-type base excision DNA repair protein — protein sequence MALHITGDEAADALLTDEPLALLIGMLLDQQIAMETAFAGPLKIRDRTGGIDAAGIAAADPEEFAAAFSQTPAVHRFPGSMAGRVQSLCQALVDEWGGDASNLWTAGDPDGATVLKRLKALPGFGEQKARIFVALLGKQYGFTGAGWREAAGAYGEEGSFRSVADIVSPESLTKVREHKRAAKAAAKSAKD from the coding sequence ATGGCTCTCCACATCACCGGCGACGAGGCCGCCGACGCGCTCCTCACCGACGAACCGCTCGCTCTGCTCATCGGGATGCTGCTGGACCAGCAGATCGCGATGGAGACGGCATTCGCCGGTCCCCTGAAGATCCGCGATCGGACAGGTGGCATCGATGCGGCCGGGATCGCGGCAGCAGACCCGGAGGAGTTCGCGGCCGCGTTCAGCCAGACCCCCGCCGTCCACCGCTTCCCGGGGTCCATGGCGGGCCGCGTGCAGTCCCTCTGCCAGGCGCTCGTCGACGAGTGGGGTGGCGACGCGTCGAACCTGTGGACCGCGGGCGACCCCGACGGCGCGACCGTGCTGAAGCGCCTGAAGGCGCTGCCGGGCTTCGGCGAGCAGAAGGCTCGGATCTTCGTCGCGCTCCTCGGCAAGCAGTACGGCTTCACGGGCGCAGGCTGGCGCGAAGCCGCGGGCGCCTACGGCGAGGAGGGGTCGTTCCGCTCGGTCGCCGACATCGTGTCGCCTGAGTCGCTCACGAAAGTCCGCGAGCACAAGCGGGCTGCCAAGGCGGCGGCGAAGTCCGCGAAGGACTGA